A region of bacterium DNA encodes the following proteins:
- a CDS encoding DUF2283 domain-containing protein: protein MNITYDKKADAMYIYLNKGKKVARTVELSDFLVADLDKQGKIIGIEILCASKQLGKDKESKTKPSLLFNLDIPIPITV from the coding sequence ATGAACATCACTTACGACAAAAAAGCAGACGCAATGTATATCTATTTAAACAAAGGCAAAAAAGTTGCCCGAACCGTTGAGCTGTCCGACTTTTTAGTCGCCGACCTTGATAAACAAGGCAAAATAATAGGCATTGAAATTTTGTGTGCTTCAAAGCAATTAGGAAAAGATAAGGAAAGCAAGACAAAACCTTCTTTGTTGTTTAATTTGGATATCCCCATACCGATAACAGTTTAA